In Streptococcus porcinus, the genomic window AAGTATTATCTAACCAATATTAGGAAGTAGATAAAAGTATTCGCCACTATTACTTATCCTGAGAGACTCTAATAAAAGCACAAAAAAACTTGGGTTTCCCCAAGTTTTTCATTTTCTACTAACCTTTAAGCTTAGCCAGTCATATTCTTATCATGACTAACTGTAATTTCAGCACTTATTTTTTTAAGTTATAGAATGATTTAATACCTTTGTATTGAGCAACTTCACCAAGTTGATCTTCAATACGAAGTAATTGGTTATATTTAGCAATACGGTCTGTACGTGACAATGAACCTGTTTTGATTTGTCCAGCATTTGTTGCAACTGCAATGTCAGCAATTGTTGAATCTTCAGTTTCACCTGAACGGTGTGAAACAACTGCAGTATAACCAGCTTCTTTCGCCATTTCAATAGCTTCAAAAGTTTCTGTTAATGTACCAATTTGGTTAACTTTAATAAGGATTGAGTTAGCCGCTTCTTCTTTGATACCACGTGCTAAGTAGTCAGTATTTGTAACGAAGAAATCGTCACCAACCAATTGAACACGTCCACCAAGACGTTCAGTAAGAGCTTTCCAACCGTCCCAGTCATTTTCGTCCATACCATCTTCAATAGTGATGATTGGGTATTTGTTTACTAATTCTTCAAGGTAGTCAATTTGTTCAGCAGAAGTACGGACTGCTCCACCTTCACCTTCAAATTTAGAGTAATCGTAAACACCACGTTCTTTATCGTAGAATTCTGATGAAGCACAGTCGAAACCAATCATGATTCCATTTTCACCAGCTTCATAGCCAGCAGCTTCAATAGCTTTAAGAATAGTTTCTACACCATCTTCAGTTCCATCAAATTTAGGAGCGAAGCCACCTTCATCACCAACAGCTGTAACAAGTCCACGTTCTTTAAGGATTTTCTTAAGAGCATGGAAAACTTCAGCACCCCAACGAAGAGCTTCTTTGAAAGTAGGTGCACCAACTGGCATAATCATAAACTCTTGGAAGGCAATTGGAGCATCAGAGTGAGAACCACCGTTGATAATGTTCATCATAGGAGTTGGAAGAACTTTAGTGTTGAATCCGCCAAGGTATGTGTAAAGCGGAACTTCAAGATAGTCAGCTGCCGCACGAGCTACAGCAATAGAAACACCGAGAATAGCGTTAGCACCAAGTTTACCTTTGTTAGGAGTACCGTCAAGAGCGATCATCGCACGGTCGATAGCTTGTTGATCGCGAACATCGTAACCGATGATTGCTTCAGCGATAATGTTGTTAACGTTATCAACAGCTTTTTGTGTACCAAGACCAAGGTAACGAGATTTATCACCATCACGAAGTTCAACTGCTTCGTGTTCACCAGTTGAAGCTCCTGAAGGAACCATACCACGTCCGAATGCACCTGATTCAGTATAAACTTCTACTTCAAGTGTTGGGTTACCGCGTGAGTCAAGGACTTCGCGAGCGTAAACATCAGTAATAATTGACATTATAATACTCTCCTTATGAGTTTTAATATTTTACATGTTAATAATACCACAAAAACTAAGCAGATTCAACTTAAAAAACGAGCTTACGAAAACAATCACTAACTTTTGCCTTGTTTTTTCTTATGTTTCTGAAAACTATCGAAAGTTTCAGAATGCATATTTTAATAGCTTTTTAATCTAAAAATCAGTATAATGTTAATAAGCTTATTCCCATTTAAGGAGGATATTATGGATTCATTAGACCAAAAAGTATTAAAAAGCGCCCACGGAGAGTATCGTCTAGATCCTGACCAGCAGCGTTATTATTTAGGAACATTTGCTGAAAGAGTTCTCTTAACAATACCGCTTGAAGGTATCGAAAATGATATTGCAAAGCTGGAATTTGAACGACTGTTACCAAGTCTGGTCGAACACTACTCCCCTTTATCATTAAAGTTGTCCTCAGAGTTAGAATCTGACTATCAAATGGCTTATATGAAATTAGCAAGTAAAAGAAATATCCCTACAACGATTGTAGATGAAATAAGCGCCAAATCACCATTTGCCATTGTTTTACACACCGACCATGCTGTCAATTTAAATGAAACTTCCATCACATCGTCTCTATCCCAACAAAAAAATACAGAGGACACCAAACAAAAAAAATCTTTTTGGCAACACTTGTTTGGAAAATAGCCAGAATAGCCAAAGACACAAAACAGTCTACTACTCGGCCTTTACCTTTAAACTGAAATAATAATCATTAGCGACAAGCAGAAACCAGCATGCACTCTTTAATCTCCATTCTAAGATTTTTATCTTAAATCGAGATAGATAGTGCATACTGGTTTCTTTTTATAATTATTTAATTGAAGTTACCACTATTCGTATCTTCCTTAACTTGAGCAAAGGTCTCGTTGCAATAACTAATATCATAACTCTCTAGAACAACTTGGGACTTGCCTTCTGATAATCAATATCTGATAACACTAAATCCCCTCAAACAATGACCATCCCCTGATCATCAAATGCCATTTCCGGATTCCAACAAACTTCCCATACATAGGCATCAGGATCAGCAAAGTAAGCATGAAATCCTCCCCAGAAAACACTTTGGGGCTCCTTTAAAATTCTAGCGCCAGCTGCTTTCGCCAATGCTATCACCTGAAAGACTTCCTCTTTTGTTCTAACATTATAAGCAAGTGTCATTCCGTTAAAATGCTCTTCTAGAAGAGTTGGCAAACCATTTCCAAAATCAGCTGCTAGCTCTTCAATCGGGTACAGTTCTAGTTTTGTACCTGCGTTATTAAAAAAAATAACTTCTGGGCTGGTTCTTCTTTCTTTTGTTTCAAAACCCAAACCATCTCGATAAAATTTTACCGAATCTTCCATGTTTCTCACACCTAGGCATATAAGGTTAATTCTATTCATTTGACAATTCTCGCTTTTCAATTAAGGGAAGCAGTTCCATTAAATCTGCTTTATTTATTTGATATGGTGCTTGCGCTTTAACGATACTCTTGGCACAAAAAGCGACTCCGATTCCAGCTGTTTGTATCATTGGCAAATCATTGGCCCCATCTCCCATGGCGATAGTATCAGCTAATTGTAGTTGATTTTCACTAGCCCAATCTAATAAACACTGGTATTTAACATTTTTATTAACGACTTGCCCAGCGACTTGTCCCGTCAAATAACCACCACTAACCTCTAGTTTATTAGCCTTGACATAATCAAGTTTCAATTCATGGGCTAAGGGATCAATGATTTCATGAAATCCTCCAGAGACCACCCCCACTTTAAAACCTTTAGCATGCATAACTTCAATTAACTCTTTAGCCCCTTTTTGTAAATGAATTTGCTGATAGACCTGTTTAAAAACTGAGATAGGTAAGCCTTTTAACAGTTTAACACGCTCTCGTAATGCTTCTTCAAAATCTAGTAGGCCATTCATTGCTTGGTCAGTAATTTCTGCAATCTCCAAACCTATGCCAGCTTCTTGCCCTAGTAAATCAATCACTTCTTCTTTAATTAGGGTCGAATCAACGTCCATAAGTAGAAGACCTTTTACATCTTTCATCATTTCTCCCTCATTGTATACAATAAGCTTTCAAATACTGTTCTTATTTTACAGAAAATTATAATCAAAGGCAATATAAAAAAGTTCGAGCAAGGTGCTCAAACTTTAAAATCGAATCCGTTCTTTTGTTCGTTCATAAGAATTCACAAATCTGTCGGTAACACCGGGTTCAACTGTTTCTAATGCATAAGAAATTTCATCAAATGAAGCTTGATAATCATGTTCAACCTCAAATAAATGCATAGCTACTTCAAAGGAAGATTGCACCCCAGCTTCAAAACTACGATAACGATTAGAATACTGTAATAATTGTTCTGTTAAGGTAGCATTTCCGACAACTTGGTAAGTATAATCTTCTAAGTTTGCGATTGAAGCACTTGAAATATCAGATAAACGCACGATAGCCTCGATATCGATCTTACCTTTACTTAGTTCGTCCATTAAAGCTTCGAGTTGCGTTGATGTTGTAAAGAAAACATTGAGATAATCTTGAGGAATCCCAGGTAAATTACGTTTTTCGATAAAACGCTTGATCATATGAAGTTGAGCCACAAACTTATCAGCGTCTTTGCGAGCCTTTACTTCAATGGCTTCAATATCCTTAATAGAATCAAAGACTTCAATTTGACCCGCTTCCACAGCTCCAAGTTTTTTCAAGTATTTATCAAAAAGAACTTGCAATTCCGAGTAAGGAACTTCTTGATTCGAGATATCTTTTGCTAGTTCAAGAGCATTTTCTTCAACATCTTTGATATCCTTTTCAAAAGCTTTTACATTTAAAGTTTGGTTTTCAGTAATGATATACTTACGTGATAAACGTGCCATTTCATCAGCAAGCTTTCGATTATTTTCTTTAGCATGTGCTAAGTAGGAAGGAATAATCTTACTGTCTCTTACGACCTGTTTATGAGCCTTTATTTCACGTTCAAACAAATCATACAATGAATCGATACGTTCTTGTATATGATCATTATTTTCCCTAGCACTGTCTAAATCAAGATTGGCTAAATCAGAAGAATTTGTCCGAATAGCTTCTCTAATTTCCTGAAAACGTGCCTCAATATTAGTCTCAGCAAAATGATAGTTTTCTTCTAATAGACGACGGTAACCTGACTCAAGATCATCTAATTGGTCTGGAAAATGTGTTTCAAGTTTTTCAACAATTGCTGGAATTTGTTCTGTAATCTGACCAAGCGCAATCGTATGCTCTTCAGCTCGATCAAGCACTTCAGAAGCCTCAACTGGGTCTCCAGAAGAATTTAAAGTGACAAACTGTGAAAATTCAGTCTCAATATTTTTCATCTGTTTGTCAATTTCAGGTTTAGTTGAACCAAAATTATCATCATTCTCTAAGATCCATTTTTGAAGGTTTTCATATAAATCTAAAGCATGCGTCACACGAGCGCTATTTTTTTCTTCTTGTTCTTTTAGGATATCTAAAGCTTCGCGGATAGACTGAATATCTTCTTCCACCAAGTTCAACTGACTTTCGACATTGTTAATCTCATGTTTGGCGCGAATAAAATTGAAAGTGTCATTCAATTTCTCGGCCTCAAACAAATGATTTTCAATATCAGCAAAAGAATTGAGGGTTAAATCAACCCATTTTTGGTTCCATTCTCTAAAAGATGTTTGACTTTGACCAATCAAATGTAAGGATTTGACTTCCTCAATTTCATCATTTACAGGTAAGCCAAATAGTTCTACTTTTCTATCTTCTAGACTACTAATCAATGACTCATTACGTTTTCTAATAATGACTCCTATTAAATAGGCAATAATCACAAGTAGGACTATAGCTACAATGAGCAAAATAATTCCGCTTGACATCTTAATCTCCTTATTTTATGCGGTGTAATCACTTTTTATTAAATTCAATTCTAGATTTAGTGATAGTTCGCTACTTTATTAAAATTTATCAAAAATACATTATAACGTTTCGATTATAACATACTTTAAAGTGCTTTTCAAAGGATATTTCACTAAATATCAAGCGTACTATAGACCGCATTTTCTTCAATAAATTCACGTCTTGGCTCAACACGGTCACCCATTAACATGTCAAAAACTCTATCTGCTTCAGCAGCATCATCAACTGTTACTTTTGCCATTAAACGATTTTCAGGATCCATAGTTGTTTCCCATAATTGGTGATCATCCATTTCTCCTAGACCTTTATAACGTTGAACTGAGGGTTTTGATCGGCCACTACTATATTTTTCTAAAGCATCTTGTAATTGTGTTTCTTGGTTGACACCCGGCTGAATATATTCTTTTATTTCATTGCCGACTTTAACACCATAAATTGGTGGCTGAGCGATGTAAACATAACCTGCCTCAAGAACTGGTCGCATAAAGCGATAAATTAATGTTAAGAGTAACGTTCTAATATGAGCTCCATCAACATCAGCATCTGTCATGATAACTAGTTTTTGATATCTTGCTTTACTTACATCAAAATCAGCGCCAAAACCCGTTCCCATAGCCGTAAACAAGCTTCTAATTTCTTCATTAGCTAAGATCTTATCCATCGTCGCTTTTTCAACGTTTAATATCTTACCACGAATAGGTAAAATTGCTTGAAATTCCCGATTTCGTCCAGATTTAGCAGAACCACCCGCAGAGTCTCCTTCGACGATGAAAAGTTCATTTTGGCTAGCATCGTTAGAGGAACAGTCCGCAAGTTTTCCTGGTAAATTTGAAATTTCTAGACCTGATTTTTTACGCGTAACTTCACGTGCACGTTTTGCTGCTATCCTTGCCTTAGAGGCTAGAATACCTTTTTCAACAATTCTTCTAGCAATTTGAGGATTTTCTAATAAAAAACGATGAAAAGCTTCACTAAACAAACGGTTCGTAATTTTGACAACCTCAGAATTCCCCAATTTTGTTTTTGTTTGGCCTTCAAACTGTGGATTTGGATGTTTGACAGAGATTACCGCAGTTAAACCCTCGCGAACATCTTCACCAGTCAGATTATCATCATTTTCTTTTAGAATCTTATTCTTCTTAGCATAGTCATTGATTACTCTAGTTAAAGCAGTTCGGAAACCTTGCTCATGCGTTCCGCCTTCATGGGTATGAATGTTATTAGCAAAACTCATGACATTTTCATGATAACCAGTAGTATACTGCATTGCAACTTCTACAGCAATACCATCCATCTCTCCATCTGTGTAAATGGGAGTTTCAATAATAACATCTTTTTTTTCATTGAGGTATTCAACATAAGAACCAATACCACCTTCGTAGTGGAAATCCTTTTCTTGTTGCATTCCTGGGCGCTTATCTGAAATTGATATTCTTAAACCCCGATTCAAAAAAGCAAGTTCTTGTATTCTCTTAGCAAGTTTATCAAAGTTAAAAATAACTGTTTCTGTAAAAATTTCTGGATCCGGTGTAAAATGGACCGTAGTCCCTGTTAATTCGGTTTCTCCAATAATTTTTAAGTCATCAACAACAACACCGCGTCTAAATTCTTGATAATGAATTTGACCATTTTTATAGACTCTAACATCTAACTGAGTTGATAAAGCATTGACAACGGATGATCCAACTCCATGCAAACCACCAGAGACTTTATAGCCCCCGCCACCAAATTTACCACCGGCGTGTAAAACAGTAAACACTGTCTCGACTGCTGGTCTTCCTGTTTTAGCTTGAATGTCTACGGGAATCCCACGACCATCGTCAACAACAGTGATGGAATTATCTTCTTCAATAAAAACCTCGATATGACTAGCAAAACCAGCTAAGGCCTCATCAATAGAATTATCGACAATCTCCCAAACCAAGTGGTGTAAGCCCTCAGATGAAGTTGATCCAATATACATTCCTGGACGCATGCGAACAGCTTCTAAACCTTCTAAAACTTGAATTTGGCTGGCGTCATATTCTTGTACATTGTCTTCTAACGGTTTGTTTTCTTCAATCATTTAATTTACTATCTCCAATAATGACTTATTTTCATCAACAAGCAAAGTATCAAAATTTGCGGATTGTCCTGCTTGGCAATCAATGGGACGATCTCCAATGACCAAAGCATTGTGAATATGGTATTTTTCTTTTAAGTACAGAATACTTTCGGGATTAGGCTTTCGTGCAAAACCATCGTTTGCGGTCACAATCTCAGTAAAATACTGCATTAAATGAGCCTTTTTTAAGAGAAGTAACACTTGATTATCACGATGAGAGACTAAAAAATTACGCTTCCCATCTTCTACTATCTTTTTGAGTATTTCTTTAGCTCCAGAACGCCAAATAGGATTGGACAAAGCCTTTGCTTCATTTAATTTATAATCATTAAGAAACTGACTCTCAAAAGGTGCAAAGTAGTTAACTGCAACTTCTGTCGACTCTTTTAATTTGGCATAGACAGCATCATGACTCCCAGAAAGATGATAAGTAGCCAAAGTTTCCACGAATGCTCGGGTAGAAGTCTCATAATTATCTAAAAGAGTTCCACCTAAGTCCCAAATGTAATCTTCGTAATTCATAACCCTAATTATAACATATTTTACCCCTATTTTATAGTATGAAAGTAAAATAAAAGGATTGTCTAGTTATTACAGAAAAGTAATACAGACAATCACTATTTTTAGTAGTCGTAACGATAACTTCTTCTTAATTGTTGTTCACTTTCAATTTCACCCGCCAACACATGTTGATAATTCATGGACAGAATCAAGCCAACACCAATGAGATTGGAAATCAAAGCAGAGCCACCTTGTGAAATAAAGGGCAAAGGAATCCCCGTCAGTGGTAAAATTCCGATAGCAGCGCCTATATTTTCAAAAATATGAAAGAGAATCATCATGATAAAGCCAGTTGAAATATAAGTGTAGAAAAGATTGTTAGACTCGAATGTGACTTTCAACA contains:
- a CDS encoding YueI family protein — translated: MDSLDQKVLKSAHGEYRLDPDQQRYYLGTFAERVLLTIPLEGIENDIAKLEFERLLPSLVEHYSPLSLKLSSELESDYQMAYMKLASKRNIPTTIVDEISAKSPFAIVLHTDHAVNLNETSITSSLSQQKNTEDTKQKKSFWQHLFGK
- the ezrA gene encoding septation ring formation regulator EzrA, encoding MSSGIILLIVAIVLLVIIAYLIGVIIRKRNESLISSLEDRKVELFGLPVNDEIEEVKSLHLIGQSQTSFREWNQKWVDLTLNSFADIENHLFEAEKLNDTFNFIRAKHEINNVESQLNLVEEDIQSIREALDILKEQEEKNSARVTHALDLYENLQKWILENDDNFGSTKPEIDKQMKNIETEFSQFVTLNSSGDPVEASEVLDRAEEHTIALGQITEQIPAIVEKLETHFPDQLDDLESGYRRLLEENYHFAETNIEARFQEIREAIRTNSSDLANLDLDSARENNDHIQERIDSLYDLFEREIKAHKQVVRDSKIIPSYLAHAKENNRKLADEMARLSRKYIITENQTLNVKAFEKDIKDVEENALELAKDISNQEVPYSELQVLFDKYLKKLGAVEAGQIEVFDSIKDIEAIEVKARKDADKFVAQLHMIKRFIEKRNLPGIPQDYLNVFFTTSTQLEALMDELSKGKIDIEAIVRLSDISSASIANLEDYTYQVVGNATLTEQLLQYSNRYRSFEAGVQSSFEVAMHLFEVEHDYQASFDEISYALETVEPGVTDRFVNSYERTKERIRF
- a CDS encoding VOC family protein encodes the protein MNRINLICLGVRNMEDSVKFYRDGLGFETKERRTSPEVIFFNNAGTKLELYPIEELAADFGNGLPTLLEEHFNGMTLAYNVRTKEEVFQVIALAKAAGARILKEPQSVFWGGFHAYFADPDAYVWEVCWNPEMAFDDQGMVIV
- a CDS encoding HAD-IA family hydrolase, with the protein product MNYEDYIWDLGGTLLDNYETSTRAFVETLATYHLSGSHDAVYAKLKESTEVAVNYFAPFESQFLNDYKLNEAKALSNPIWRSGAKEILKKIVEDGKRNFLVSHRDNQVLLLLKKAHLMQYFTEIVTANDGFARKPNPESILYLKEKYHIHNALVIGDRPIDCQAGQSANFDTLLVDENKSLLEIVN
- the gyrB gene encoding DNA topoisomerase (ATP-hydrolyzing) subunit B, with the translated sequence MIEENKPLEDNVQEYDASQIQVLEGLEAVRMRPGMYIGSTSSEGLHHLVWEIVDNSIDEALAGFASHIEVFIEEDNSITVVDDGRGIPVDIQAKTGRPAVETVFTVLHAGGKFGGGGYKVSGGLHGVGSSVVNALSTQLDVRVYKNGQIHYQEFRRGVVVDDLKIIGETELTGTTVHFTPDPEIFTETVIFNFDKLAKRIQELAFLNRGLRISISDKRPGMQQEKDFHYEGGIGSYVEYLNEKKDVIIETPIYTDGEMDGIAVEVAMQYTTGYHENVMSFANNIHTHEGGTHEQGFRTALTRVINDYAKKNKILKENDDNLTGEDVREGLTAVISVKHPNPQFEGQTKTKLGNSEVVKITNRLFSEAFHRFLLENPQIARRIVEKGILASKARIAAKRAREVTRKKSGLEISNLPGKLADCSSNDASQNELFIVEGDSAGGSAKSGRNREFQAILPIRGKILNVEKATMDKILANEEIRSLFTAMGTGFGADFDVSKARYQKLVIMTDADVDGAHIRTLLLTLIYRFMRPVLEAGYVYIAQPPIYGVKVGNEIKEYIQPGVNQETQLQDALEKYSSGRSKPSVQRYKGLGEMDDHQLWETTMDPENRLMAKVTVDDAAEADRVFDMLMGDRVEPRREFIEENAVYSTLDI
- the serB gene encoding phosphoserine phosphatase SerB: MKDVKGLLLMDVDSTLIKEEVIDLLGQEAGIGLEIAEITDQAMNGLLDFEEALRERVKLLKGLPISVFKQVYQQIHLQKGAKELIEVMHAKGFKVGVVSGGFHEIIDPLAHELKLDYVKANKLEVSGGYLTGQVAGQVVNKNVKYQCLLDWASENQLQLADTIAMGDGANDLPMIQTAGIGVAFCAKSIVKAQAPYQINKADLMELLPLIEKRELSNE
- the eno gene encoding surface-displayed alpha-enolase produces the protein MSIITDVYAREVLDSRGNPTLEVEVYTESGAFGRGMVPSGASTGEHEAVELRDGDKSRYLGLGTQKAVDNVNNIIAEAIIGYDVRDQQAIDRAMIALDGTPNKGKLGANAILGVSIAVARAAADYLEVPLYTYLGGFNTKVLPTPMMNIINGGSHSDAPIAFQEFMIMPVGAPTFKEALRWGAEVFHALKKILKERGLVTAVGDEGGFAPKFDGTEDGVETILKAIEAAGYEAGENGIMIGFDCASSEFYDKERGVYDYSKFEGEGGAVRTSAEQIDYLEELVNKYPIITIEDGMDENDWDGWKALTERLGGRVQLVGDDFFVTNTDYLARGIKEEAANSILIKVNQIGTLTETFEAIEMAKEAGYTAVVSHRSGETEDSTIADIAVATNAGQIKTGSLSRTDRIAKYNQLLRIEDQLGEVAQYKGIKSFYNLKK